One genomic window of Mogibacterium diversum includes the following:
- a CDS encoding class II aldolase/adducin family protein — protein MNELQVRELIVKYASDFTDRYTKAYGSIIARVDNGTYLMSRPGLVLDTIKDSDLQLFDMSSGDAGKILSTRRDINVMIFACTEPSAIFSKDADVLRPALYDLAGIVGTDIKIAEDTTAKSLLAALKDRAGCLVRGKGIFSTSSNMKDAISIVKIIEKSIEAEMYGDKIGGIKHLSAEEALRTRQMHNHLYSNVNSEKHVDFVNISTDELDVRNNMIDYANKLKDKGLFHGSWGNLSVRLNDHEMLITPSAMEYNKLRAEDIVKVDVNTLAFDHIQRVPSSEFDLHAAIYREHPDWNAIIRTHSHGLSVFAAAQVGFKITDPALHQLLGDVSASEHVEPHTPDFIESILKELRHNNICVIANRGPIFCATSLENAAVMADAIEDTACNMLGYNEPLLRAEEE, from the coding sequence ATGAACGAATTACAAGTGAGGGAACTTATTGTTAAGTATGCCTCAGACTTTACAGATAGATATACGAAGGCATACGGATCAATCATCGCTAGGGTTGATAACGGAACATATCTCATGTCGAGGCCAGGCTTAGTTCTTGATACTATCAAGGATTCAGATCTGCAGCTTTTCGATATGAGCTCCGGTGATGCAGGCAAGATACTGAGCACTAGAAGGGACATCAACGTCATGATCTTTGCATGTACGGAACCTTCAGCAATTTTCTCCAAGGATGCAGATGTGCTTAGACCAGCGCTCTATGACCTCGCTGGCATAGTTGGTACTGATATAAAAATCGCTGAAGACACTACAGCAAAATCCTTGCTTGCTGCATTAAAAGACAGAGCAGGCTGCCTAGTTCGAGGCAAAGGAATATTTAGCACTAGTAGCAATATGAAGGATGCGATTTCAATAGTTAAGATTATCGAAAAGAGTATCGAGGCAGAGATGTACGGAGATAAAATCGGTGGTATAAAGCATCTATCCGCTGAGGAGGCACTGCGCACTCGCCAGATGCATAATCACCTCTATTCTAATGTCAATTCTGAGAAACATGTTGATTTCGTAAATATCTCAACAGATGAACTCGATGTGCGCAACAACATGATTGACTATGCAAATAAGCTCAAGGACAAAGGCCTCTTCCATGGTTCATGGGGAAATCTCTCTGTTAGGCTTAATGATCACGAGATGCTGATCACTCCTTCAGCTATGGAGTACAACAAACTACGTGCCGAAGACATAGTGAAGGTTGATGTTAACACACTGGCGTTTGATCACATACAGCGCGTGCCTTCAAGCGAATTTGACTTGCACGCTGCCATTTATAGAGAGCACCCTGATTGGAACGCGATAATCCGCACACATTCACACGGGCTTTCCGTATTTGCAGCTGCTCAGGTTGGTTTCAAAATCACAGACCCTGCTCTTCACCAGCTACTCGGCGATGTCAGCGCAAGCGAGCACGTCGAACCACATACTCCTGATTTCATCGAAAGTATACTCAAGGAGCTAAGACACAACAATATCTGCGTGATTGCGAATCGAGGTCCGATTTTCTGTGCTACTAGCCTGGAAAATGCTGCAGTTATGGCAGATGCCATAGAGGATACCGCTTGCAACATGCTCGGTTATAACGAGCCACTTCTAAGAGCCGAGGAAGAATAA
- a CDS encoding MATE family efflux transporter encodes MKSNDMSDLLHGSIWRKVLIFALPLALTSVLQQLFSAADVAVLGTFVGKNSMAAVGSNAPVVGLMINLFVGISVGANVMMSRYTGANDADGVSRTAHTSVVLALISGITIAVIGNIIANPIVNLLGVPVDIAPLAIRYLRIYFCGMPFIMLYNFQSAIFRSQGDTRTPLICLAISGLVNVALNLFFVIVVGMDVEGVAIATVIADVLSSSLLFYFLKKHSGAVQISLNKLRVDKKITGNILRIGIPSGMQGMVFSISNLLIQSAINSLGTDAMAGTTAAFNIEIMAYFISNAFGQAAVTFVGQNHGASNYRRCKDVVKQTLILNWISMIIFGATVIVFGREMLSVFNDDMAVIKFGYIRLVILMAGEVLNSTIETLSGGMRGYGYSLSPAIVTLLGVCGFRIIWIYTFFKFNPTWINLMLVYPVSWAVTASMMVIAYKRTLNKVLPKGDLLV; translated from the coding sequence ATGAAATCAAATGATATGAGTGACCTCCTCCATGGCAGCATATGGAGGAAGGTCTTAATTTTTGCACTGCCACTAGCTCTTACTAGCGTGCTTCAGCAGTTATTTAGTGCAGCTGATGTAGCTGTCCTTGGGACTTTTGTCGGCAAAAATTCCATGGCTGCTGTAGGTAGTAACGCGCCTGTAGTAGGGCTAATGATTAATCTATTTGTTGGTATCTCTGTGGGCGCCAATGTCATGATGTCTAGGTATACAGGAGCTAACGATGCTGATGGGGTTAGTAGAACAGCACATACATCAGTGGTGCTAGCGCTGATTAGCGGCATAACGATTGCTGTTATTGGTAATATAATCGCAAATCCGATAGTAAATTTGCTTGGTGTTCCAGTTGATATAGCACCTTTAGCTATTAGATACCTGAGAATATACTTTTGCGGAATGCCATTTATAATGCTATACAACTTCCAGTCTGCAATATTTAGAAGCCAAGGTGATACGAGAACTCCTCTAATATGTCTTGCAATCTCTGGTCTTGTGAATGTCGCATTAAATCTATTCTTCGTTATAGTGGTAGGGATGGATGTAGAAGGCGTTGCTATCGCTACTGTTATAGCTGATGTTCTCAGCTCTTCACTTCTGTTCTATTTTCTAAAAAAGCATAGCGGAGCAGTACAAATTAGTTTAAATAAATTGCGGGTAGACAAGAAGATAACTGGCAATATTCTTAGAATCGGTATCCCATCTGGTATGCAAGGTATGGTATTTTCAATATCTAACCTCCTGATTCAGTCTGCAATTAACAGCCTCGGCACTGATGCAATGGCTGGCACAACTGCCGCCTTCAATATTGAGATTATGGCATACTTTATTTCAAATGCGTTTGGACAGGCTGCAGTTACGTTTGTAGGACAGAATCACGGAGCTTCAAATTATCGAAGGTGCAAAGATGTTGTCAAGCAGACATTAATCCTAAACTGGATCTCTATGATTATATTCGGAGCCACAGTAATCGTATTTGGTAGGGAGATGCTGAGTGTATTTAATGACGATATGGCAGTTATAAAATTCGGATATATAAGACTTGTTATCCTTATGGCAGGTGAGGTTTTGAATTCTACAATCGAGACCTTGTCTGGAGGCATGAGAGGATATGGATACTCGCTAAGCCCTGCAATAGTAACGCTCTTAGGAGTATGCGGATTTAGGATAATATGGATTTATACGTTCTTTAAATTTAACCCAACATGGATTAATCTAATGCTCGTGTATCCAGTGAGCTGGGCTGTCACAGCGTCAATGATGGTAATTGCATATAAAAGAACTCTCAATAAGGTCTTGCCTAAGGGGGATCTATTAGTCTAA
- a CDS encoding cupin domain-containing protein: MSWIKTKEKRTHYIQEEALGGPGHLITTQIIDNDEELLGKGRLFKENVLEKDCGVGYHVHEGDAEIYVIQSGEAEYNDNGTIKTVRAGDVTFTGPGEGHSLTNKKDEPVKFVALIIYE, translated from the coding sequence ATGAGCTGGATTAAAACTAAGGAAAAGAGGACTCACTATATTCAGGAAGAGGCACTTGGTGGTCCTGGTCACCTGATTACGACGCAGATTATCGATAATGACGAGGAGCTTCTAGGCAAAGGACGACTTTTTAAGGAGAATGTTCTCGAAAAGGATTGCGGTGTAGGTTACCATGTACACGAGGGAGATGCTGAAATTTATGTCATCCAAAGTGGCGAGGCTGAGTACAATGATAACGGCACTATAAAGACTGTGCGCGCAGGTGATGTCACATTTACTGGACCTGGCGAGGGACATAGTCTGACCAACAAGAAGGATGAGCCAGTAAAATTCGTCGCCCTCATCATCTATGAATAA
- a CDS encoding ECF transporter S component, giving the protein MRDKLSNPKFLAQLALLVAVELVMKITGLGSVPIGPIYMSFLTLPVAIGAILMGPLAGAILGGVFGIASFVDAISGASAMGGVLFQVAPFKTFVLCVITRIFMGFLAGVVFKIVNKIFRGHTIAYSIGAISAPLLNTLFFMGFLVIAFYDTDYIQKLAHTIGATNPLTFVITLVGLQGLIEAVTCCILGTVVSKALAKHLGHSTAGNTNA; this is encoded by the coding sequence ATGAGGGATAAATTATCCAATCCTAAATTTCTTGCGCAACTGGCGCTTCTCGTTGCAGTTGAACTTGTCATGAAGATTACAGGGCTTGGCAGTGTGCCGATCGGTCCAATCTACATGTCATTTCTCACACTTCCAGTCGCTATCGGGGCGATACTAATGGGACCACTCGCTGGAGCCATACTCGGCGGAGTCTTCGGCATCGCAAGCTTTGTAGATGCTATTTCAGGCGCATCTGCAATGGGCGGAGTTTTGTTTCAAGTCGCACCATTTAAGACATTTGTACTATGCGTTATCACAAGAATCTTCATGGGGTTCTTAGCCGGCGTAGTATTCAAGATTGTTAATAAAATCTTCAGAGGACACACTATTGCATACTCAATTGGAGCAATCAGTGCTCCCTTGCTCAACACATTATTCTTCATGGGATTCCTAGTAATTGCATTCTACGACACAGACTATATCCAGAAACTGGCTCATACGATTGGTGCTACCAATCCGCTTACTTTCGTAATTACACTCGTTGGCCTTCAGGGCTTAATCGAAGCTGTAACTTGCTGTATTCTCGGAACAGTAGTCTCTAAAGCACTAGCAAAGCATCTCGGACATAGCACCGCAGGAAACACAAACGCTTAA
- a CDS encoding queuosine precursor transporter, translating into MSNELLLIITLIVEYSAVVLMYKYLGRDGLYLWTVLATITANIEVLILVKAFGMEMTLGNVLFATTFLVTDIASEIYGKKDAHKAVHLGVATSIAFVVISSSWLLYSPSSSDFASPSIRQIFAHTPRLMFASLAVYIIVQYFDVWLYHKWWDFTNKRFGNRDRFLWLRNNGSTLVSQLVNSALYTVFAFAGLYDTKTVITLIFSTYIIYIVTSLCDTPFVYLCRAIARKKGDITA; encoded by the coding sequence ATGAGTAATGAATTACTACTAATTATCACCCTAATAGTTGAGTACAGTGCGGTTGTGCTCATGTACAAGTATCTTGGAAGAGACGGCCTCTACCTATGGACAGTACTAGCAACTATCACCGCCAACATTGAGGTTCTTATACTCGTAAAGGCGTTCGGCATGGAGATGACACTTGGAAACGTTCTCTTTGCTACTACTTTTTTGGTCACTGATATCGCTAGTGAGATATATGGAAAAAAAGATGCGCACAAAGCGGTACACCTAGGTGTAGCGACATCCATTGCGTTTGTGGTAATCAGCTCATCTTGGCTATTATATTCGCCGAGCTCAAGTGATTTCGCATCGCCTTCAATCAGGCAGATTTTTGCACATACGCCAAGACTTATGTTCGCAAGTCTAGCGGTATATATAATCGTTCAGTACTTTGATGTATGGCTATATCACAAGTGGTGGGATTTCACTAACAAGAGGTTTGGCAATAGAGATAGATTTTTATGGCTTCGTAATAACGGCTCGACCCTAGTCTCGCAGCTAGTGAATTCAGCGCTATATACGGTATTTGCTTTTGCGGGATTGTACGATACAAAGACCGTAATAACTCTAATATTCTCGACCTACATAATCTACATCGTGACGAGTCTCTGCGATACACCGTTTGTGTACCTATGCAGAGCGATAGCTCGGAAGAAGGGTGATATAACTGCATAA